A region of the Leeuwenhoekiella sp. MAR_2009_132 genome:
CCTTAACTTCTGCTGCATCTTTAATCAGTATTTCTACATCTAACGAAGGATCTACATAATTAAAAACATTGCAGGCAAACGATACACCGGCTATAATGCCCGCTTCTTTAACCAAAAGCTTTGCCTTTCCGGTAGCATCACTTGGGATACAGGATAACGAACTATAATCACCGGGGCCTACATCTTCGCGGATAGCATTTTCAATAATTAAATCTATCTCTTTATTGAGTTTAGCTTGTGAAATCATAAATTTTATCGGTTTGTGCTAAGTTAGAAAAACAACCTGCCAATTTACAATTCCCATTTGCAATTATTCTAAAGTAGCCCGTGTTTTATTATGCCCTCAACTATGAAAAATATTATTTTTGAATTATGAATATTAAACTTCTTTGCATAGGCAAAACTGATGATGCTCATTTAGACGCACTTATTGCGATTTATACTAAACGACTAAAGCATTATGTAAATTTTGAATTGGAGATTATACCCGATCTCAAGAAGACAAAAAACCTGTCTGAAGAACAACAGAAAGAGAAAGAAGGCGAATTGATTCTGTCAAAACTGAATCCTCAGGACGAATTGATTCTTTTAGATGAAAATGGAAAAGAGTTTAGCAGTGAGAAGTTTGCTGTGTATCTTCAGAAAAAAATGAACAGCGGTATCAAAACTTTGGTGTTTGTTATTGGCGGTCCCTATGGATTTTCTGCGGAAGTTTATGCAAAAGCTATAGGCAAAGTGTCCCTTTCAAAAATGACCTTTTCACATCAGATGATTCGGCTATTTATGACCGAGCAGGTTTACAGAGCTTTCACTATTTTACGAAATGAACCTTATCATCATCGTTAGATGTTAGATGTTAGATGTTAGATGTTAGATGAATTTAAAACTTTTACTTCAACTGAACAGGCAACCATATCTCCTCTTCAGAATCAGGATGTTCTGGACCATAATAGTTTTCTCCAAGCAGTTCAAAGTGCGCGCGATCATCTAGTTTATATTTAGTTTGCGGTAACCAGCTTCCGTAGATATAATTGGAAGTTTCTACAAATTTCTTAACCGGACCTACATGCTTAAATACAGCATAT
Encoded here:
- the rlmH gene encoding 23S rRNA (pseudouridine(1915)-N(3))-methyltransferase RlmH, which codes for MNIKLLCIGKTDDAHLDALIAIYTKRLKHYVNFELEIIPDLKKTKNLSEEQQKEKEGELILSKLNPQDELILLDENGKEFSSEKFAVYLQKKMNSGIKTLVFVIGGPYGFSAEVYAKAIGKVSLSKMTFSHQMIRLFMTEQVYRAFTILRNEPYHHR